One genomic segment of Misgurnus anguillicaudatus chromosome 23, ASM2758022v2, whole genome shotgun sequence includes these proteins:
- the LOC129453454 gene encoding uncharacterized protein encodes MNFRLSSLILLLHIQGSLTLKSFTVSCDEQNVCAVRGTQVTLRCFYSNINIKTGFWFSQKQKTNWRNKDEPEDLTLDSDYSGRLNQRITNTESELTISDLRERDSGEYQLMIIMKDGVKHLSSVTVNLTVTVQQVRMNPESTDEVKLICDSSCNLISENNYYWYRNGRYLTYSTNIFVPSRGNTDSYSCSTYDKYSQSSSVCLSNSSCWGVTYTSTRVCALVGSTVDIHSSYSHPTGDTVEKTYWHLPNNKNSKYQDLREVHQFAGRVEFVGNTLRIKDVNMSDSGEYQFRIITNTSDGFSGYPGVTLTVTDTQVRSSPNPVIDGEKVILSCSTECTLDNKHTYIWYKNGQQVTDGLRLLNKLYLNSINSEELQEYSCTVRETMDKTNKTNDSTVFGNLTVCLLVFLPQFLILGALWMWFFISMNKVKSKIRTETQVVHIWSVCRSAVSPSELFD; translated from the exons ATGAACTTCAGACTCTCATCTTTGATCCTGCTgttacacattcaag GGTCTCTAACATTGAAGAGCTTTACTGTGAGCTGTGATGAACAGAATGTTTGTGCTGTGAGAGGGACACAGGTGACACTGAGGTGCTTTtactcaaacatcaacatcaaaacTGGATTCTGGTTCAGCcagaaacagaaaacaaactggagaaacaaagatgaacctgaagatttgactttagattcagattactcaggacgaTTGAATCAGCGAATCACAAACACTGAATCAGAGCTCACAATATCagatctgagagagagagacagtggagaatatcagctcatgatcattatgaaggatggagttaaacatctcagctcagtcacagtcaatctaacagtcacag TTCAACAGGTGAGGATGAATCCTGAATCTACAGATGAAGTAAAACTGATCTGTGATTCTTCCTGCAATCTCATATCTGAAAATAATTACTACTGGTATAGGAATGGACGATATTTAACATACAGCACAAACATATTTGTGCCATCCAGAGGAAACACTGACAGCTATTCCTGCTCCACGTATGACAAATACTCTCAATCCTCTTCTGTGT gtctttctaacagtagctgttggggtgtgacttacacctctacaagagtttgtgctttagtgggatcaacagtagatattcactcttcatactcacatcccactggaGATACAGTAGAGAAAACATACTGGCATTTACCAAACAATAAAAATTCTAAATATCAAGATCTGCGTGAGGTTCATCAGTTTGCTGGTCGTGTGGAGTTTGTGGGAAACACACTGAGAATCAAAGACGTCAACATGAGTGACTCTGGTGAATATCAATTCAGGATCATCACTAACACATCAGATGGATTTTCTGGTTATCCTGGAGTCACTCTTACTGTTACAG ATACACAGGTGAGAAGCAGCCCAAACCctgtgatagatggagaaaaagtgatattaagctgttcaaccgaatgcactctggataacaaacatacttacatctggtataagaatggacaacaggtaacagatggattgagattattaaacaagctgtacctgaactcaatcaacagtgaggagctacaagagtattcatgtactgtaagag AAACAATGGACAAAACCAATAAAACAAATGACAGCACAGTGTTTGGTAATCTCACAGTCTGTCTGCTGGTGtttctgcctcagtttctcaTTTTAGGAGCTCTGTGGATGTg GTTTTTCATCAGCATGAACAAAGTAAAATCTAAAATCAGAACAGAG aCTCAAGTGGTGCACATCTGGTCTGTGTGTAGATCAGCTGTCAGTCCATCGGAACTGTTTGACTGA